One Aneurinibacillus migulanus genomic region harbors:
- a CDS encoding DUF6612 family protein, whose amino-acid sequence MKKGKVAAVGMLSLAMLMGTPALNVLAAEPTAVVQPQGETLTRGEFFKMLDQAIDLPKAEEKRTYKDVPQGSELADIVNKLQTVGALRDSNDGTVRPESELKAGEAIALISGVLGIPDHPVPGGASPLDSKHWASNIAGWMKSAKVDYNWNDLDRSVTKQEAQALVKQLLSTSSDATKLLEESQKAQQNVKSFRLKGDTSFSMVLKQDALDQLSADERKTFDEMAKKGLSMKMEGSYVMPDSMYTKSHMKMPDFGQGESMGDMEIEQYIIGKDMYMKMPAFAPTDSENPSGWVKMKDAFPLDMKAMMEQQLSGIPPQLEKKLFYRSAGEGQLSFQGRIDKLSELASMMNGMQGMEDMTAALEEAEKSIGAIYIQGVMNLDPKTKLPVDSSMQFVISFNEKAGNAEEMPFKQMVMAQDVKYSDYNDNVKIELPEAAKQAKEVSAETATAKQVSKQ is encoded by the coding sequence ATGAAAAAAGGAAAAGTAGCAGCAGTGGGAATGTTAAGCTTGGCAATGTTAATGGGAACGCCAGCATTGAACGTGCTTGCGGCGGAGCCGACTGCAGTGGTACAGCCGCAGGGCGAGACGCTGACACGTGGAGAGTTTTTCAAAATGCTTGACCAGGCCATTGATTTACCAAAGGCTGAAGAGAAGCGTACATATAAAGATGTACCACAGGGCAGCGAGCTGGCAGACATCGTAAACAAATTGCAGACGGTAGGCGCTTTGCGTGACTCTAACGACGGTACGGTACGCCCGGAGAGTGAACTGAAAGCGGGCGAGGCGATTGCACTGATTAGCGGCGTGCTCGGCATACCGGATCATCCTGTTCCCGGCGGTGCTTCGCCGCTTGATTCCAAGCACTGGGCAAGCAACATTGCGGGCTGGATGAAGAGCGCCAAGGTGGATTATAATTGGAATGATCTGGATCGATCCGTCACGAAGCAGGAAGCGCAAGCTCTTGTTAAACAGTTGCTGTCCACTTCCAGCGATGCTACAAAGCTTCTCGAGGAAAGTCAGAAGGCACAGCAAAACGTTAAATCCTTCCGCTTAAAAGGAGACACTTCCTTCAGCATGGTGTTAAAGCAGGATGCACTGGATCAACTGTCTGCCGATGAACGTAAAACGTTTGATGAAATGGCTAAAAAAGGCCTGTCCATGAAGATGGAAGGTTCTTATGTTATGCCTGACTCCATGTATACTAAATCACATATGAAGATGCCTGATTTCGGACAGGGAGAAAGTATGGGCGATATGGAAATCGAGCAATATATTATCGGTAAGGACATGTATATGAAGATGCCGGCGTTTGCTCCTACTGATTCCGAAAATCCGTCAGGCTGGGTAAAGATGAAAGATGCGTTTCCGCTGGATATGAAGGCGATGATGGAGCAGCAGTTGTCTGGTATTCCGCCGCAGCTGGAGAAAAAACTATTCTATCGGAGTGCAGGGGAGGGGCAATTGTCGTTCCAAGGCCGGATCGATAAGTTATCCGAGTTGGCTTCGATGATGAATGGTATGCAGGGAATGGAAGACATGACGGCAGCGCTTGAAGAGGCGGAGAAAAGTATCGGCGCTATCTATATTCAAGGAGTCATGAATCTTGATCCGAAGACAAAGTTGCCTGTAGATAGCAGCATGCAATTTGTTATTTCGTTCAATGAAAAAGCTGGCAACGCTGAAGAGATGCCATTCAAGCAAATGGTGATGGCACAAGATGTAAAATACAGTGATTACAACGACAACGTGAAGATCGAACTTCCAGAAGCGGCCAAGCAGGCTAAAGAAGTGTCTGCAGAGACAGCAACGGCTAAACAGGTTTCCAAGCAATAA